One window from the genome of Alnus glutinosa chromosome 13, dhAlnGlut1.1, whole genome shotgun sequence encodes:
- the LOC133854838 gene encoding uncharacterized protein LOC133854838 produces the protein MGNCTLKGVTGDCYKSIRVLTDSGTVLEFKSPITARDILNDHPGYGIFRGGHASSPLLDLECLISGRLYYLLPLVKDHVLAVTEPAKKSLSAASDVVENLANDSDLEVLPSVGDGVWRVKLVIDTKQLSEILSEQVNTEALIERMRMAAASSASTTPRPTKGACRTGRKPNLSNLFNFQGAS, from the coding sequence ATGGGGAATTGCACTCTGAAAGGGGTCACTGGGGACTGTTACAAATCTATCCGGGTTCTGACGGATTCCGGGACGGTTTTGGAGTTCAAAAGTCCGATAACGGCTCGGGACATCCTTAACGACCACCCCGGGTACGGCATTTTCCGGGGTGGTCACGCGTCGTCTCCGTTGCTGGACCTCGAGTGCCTAATCAGTGGCCGGTTGTACTATCTACTTCCACTTGTTAAGGATCATGTGTTGGCTGTGACAGAGCCAGCTAAGAAGTCATTGAGTGCAGCATCGGATGTTGTTGAGAATCTGGCAAATGATTCTGATCTTGAGGTTCTGCCATCGGTCGGAGATGGAGTCTGGAGAGTGAAGCTGGTGATTGACACGAAGCAGCTGTCGGAGATCTTGTCGGAGCAAGTGAATACGGAGGCATTGATTGAGAGAATGAGGATGGCTGCAGCAAGCTCAGCTAGCACAACACCAAGGCCAACCAAGGGTGCTTGTAGAACGGGTCGGAAGCCAAACCTGTCTAATCTTTTCAACTTTCAAGGTGCCTCTTGA
- the LOC133854389 gene encoding 3-oxoacyl-[acyl-carrier-protein] synthase I, chloroplastic-like, giving the protein MAGMAAACSSGVMFRARESGSSRASLFQYRGLRPGENSMHMASARPRLGWFISSPAPKCRKIKAMASTVSAPKREKDPKKRVVITGMGLVSVFGSDIDTFYNKLLEGQSGISLIDRFDASKFSVQFAGQIRDFSSQGYIDGKNDRRLDDAWRYCLVGGKRALEDANLGTEVLDKMDRTKVGVLVGSGMGGITAFSAGVEALVQKGYKKITPFFIPYSITNMGSALLAIDTGLMGPNYSISTACATANYCFFSAANLIRRGEADIMVAGGTEAAITATGVAGFIACRALSQRNDEPHKASRPWDRNRDGFVMGEGSGVLIMESLESAMRRGANIIAEYLGGAITCDAHHMTDPRSDGLGVSSCITKSLNDAGVSPEEVNYVNAHATSTLAGDMAEFNAIKKVFKDTSELKMNATKSMIGHGLGAAGGLEAIASIKAISTGWLHPTINQDNLESDVSIDTVPNVKKKHEVNVAISNSFGFGGHNSVVVFAPFTP; this is encoded by the exons atggcagGCATGGCTGCTGCTTGTTCCTCTGGTGTGATGTTCAGAGCTAGAGAATCGGGAAGTAGTAGGGCTTCTCTGTTTCAATACAGAGGGCTTAGGCCAGGGGAAAACAGCATGCACATGGCTTCAGCTAGGCCTAGGTTGGGTTGGTTCATTTCTTCTCCAG CTCCAAAATGCAGAAAAATCAAGGCCATGGCTTCAACAGTTTCAGCTCCCAAACGAGAAAAAGATCCTAAAAAACGAGTTGTCATAACCGGAATGGGCCTTGTGTCAGTTTTTGGCAGTGACATTGATACATTCTATAACAAACTTCTTGAGGGACAGAGTGGAATTAGCCTAATTGACAGGTTTGATGCTTCAAAATTCTCCGTCCAGTTTGCAGGTCAGATTCGCGATTTTTCTTCCCAAGGCTACATTGATGGGAAGAATGATCGCCGGCTAGATGATGCCTGGCGTTACTGTTTAGTTGGTGGCAAGAGGGCCCTTGAAGATGCCAACCTTGGAACTGAGGTTCTTGACAAA ATGGACAGAACAAAGGTTGGAGTTCTAGTGGGATCAGGCATGGGAGGCATAACAGCTTTCAGCGCTGGAGTGGAAGCTCTGGTCCAAAAGGGATATAAGAAGATCACACCATTTTTCATTCCTTATTCCATCACCAACATGGGGTCAGCATTGTTGGCTATAGACACTGGTTTAATGGGACCTAATTACTCCATTTCAACTGCTTGTGCAACTGCAAATTACTGCTTCTTTTCAGCTGCAAATCTCATCAGAAGAGGTGAGGCAGATATCATGGTAGCTGGTGGGACTGAGGCTGCAATCACGGCTACCGGGGTTGCCGGGTTTATAGCTTGCCGGGCTTTGTCTCAGAGAAATGATGAACCCCATAAAGCTTCCAGGCCCTGGGATAGAAATCGTGATGGTTTTGTTATGGGAGAAGGCTCTGGTGTGCTG ATTATGGAGAGCTTGGAGAGCGCAATGAGAAGAGGAGCTAATATAATTGCGGAGTATTTGGGAGGTGCTATAACATGTGATGCTCATCACATGACTGATCCTAGGTCAGATGGCCTTGGAGTTTCATCTTGCATAACGAAGAGTTTAAATGATGCTGGAGTTTCCCCTGAAGAG GTGAATTATGTGAATGCTCATGCAACATCTACACTAGCAGGGGATATGGCTGAGTTTAATGCGATCAAGAAGGTCTTTAAGGACACATCAGAGTTAAAGATGAATGCGACCAAG TCAATGATTGGACATGGCCTTGGGGCTGCTGGTGGATTGGAGGCCATAGCATCAATAAAAGCAATCAGCACTGGTTGGCTGCATCCCACAATTAACCAAGAT AACCTGGAGTCTGATGTTTCAATTGACACTGTCCCAAACGTGAAGAAAAAGCATGAAGTTAATGTTG CAATCTCTAACTCATTTGGCTTTGGCGGGCACAATTCAGTAGTCGTCTTTGCGCCCTTCACACCCTAA
- the LOC133854025 gene encoding DCD domain-containing protein NRP — translation MEMENNQQSFWQFSDQLRVQNSNLANLSVNDSIWSTNLATKRPEERKNFDIRVGGEVNNNSLSNLGSKGSDFNGFNDGWNSLKPKRSDINGVNDGWSSLNSKGSDFNGVGDGWSSLKPKGSDFNGFNDGWNSFKGKVSDFNGINDGWNSLKPKVTDFNGFNDGWKMGASSNGNGLAFGGSQKSPGINGGFDKGIYSKPGYHSYNSNVVNVKGYKNGGKGEDGYGGKAGKKNSTAKKNSGDNNNDGKDGKSAVDKRFKTLPPSESLPRNETVGGYIFVCNNDTMQENLKRQLFGLPPRYRDSVRAITPGLPLFLYNYSTHQLHGVFEAASFGGTNIDPTAWEDKKCAGESRFPAQVQVITRKVCEPLEEDSFRPVLHHYDGPKFRLELNIPEALSLLDIFEGQNP, via the exons ATGGAGATGGAGAACAACCAGCAATCGTTTTGGCAGTTCAGTGATCAACTTCGGGTGCAGAACTCGAATTTGGCGAACCTTTCGGTGAACGATTCGATTTGGAGCACTAATCTTGCGACCAAGAGGCCGGAGGAAAGGAAGAATTTTGATATCAGGGTTGGTGGAGAGGTTAATAATAACTCTCTGAGCAACTTGGGTTCAAAAGGTTCTGACTTTAATGGGTTCAATGATGGGTGGAACAGTCTCAAGCCGAAGAGGTCTGACATCAATGGAGTCAATGATGGGTGGAGCAGTCTGAACTCGAAGGGGTCTGATTTCAATGGAGTCGGTGATGGGTGGAGCAGTCTGAAGCCTAAAGGGTCTGATTTTAATGGATTCAATGATGGGTGGAACAGTTTCAAGGGAAAGGTATCTGATTTCAATGGAATCAACGATGGGTGGAACAGTTTGAAGCCAAAGGTGACTGATTTTAATGGGTTCAATGATGGGTGGAAGATGGGGGCTAGCAGCAATGGAAATGGTCTAGCTTTTGGTGGATCTCAGAAGAGTCCTGGGATTAATGGTGGATTCGACAAGGGAATTTATTCTAAGCCAGGGTATCATAGTTATAACAGTAATGTTGTGAATGTTAAGGGGTACAAAAATGGTGGTAAGGGTGAAGATGGTTATGGAGGAAAAGCTGGGAAGAAGAATAGCACTGCTAAGAAGAACAGTGGTGATAATAATAACGATGGGAAGGATGGTAAGAGTGCTGTGGACAAGAGGTTCAAGACACTTCCACCATCTGAGTCTTTGCCTAGGAATGAAACCGTTGGTGGCTATATCTTTGTCTGCAACAATGATACTATGCAAGAAAATCTCAAAAGACAGCTCTTTG GCCTGCCTCCACGTTACAGAGATTCAGTTCGGGCTATAACTCCAGGCTTGCCCCTTTTCCTTTACAACTACTCCACTCACCAACTCCATGGAGTTTTTGAG GCTGCAAGCTTTGGAGGAACAAAcattgatccaacagcttgggAGGACAAAAAGTGCGCTGGTGAATCACGCTTCCCTGCTCAG GTCCAAGTTATTACAAGGAAAGTTTGTGAGCCACTGGAAGAGGACTCCTTCAGGCCAGTTCTTCACCACTATGATGGCCCTAAATTCCGCCTTGAGCTAAACATCCCAGAG GCACTTTCTCTCTTGGATATATTTGAGGGACAAAACCCTTGA